The following proteins come from a genomic window of Lolium rigidum isolate FL_2022 chromosome 5, APGP_CSIRO_Lrig_0.1, whole genome shotgun sequence:
- the LOC124656603 gene encoding glucan endo-1,3-beta-glucosidase 5-like — protein MAARAALLAILLTLSCAAAAEAAVGVNWGTLSSHRAPPQVVVDLLRENRIGKVKLFDADPGVLRALARSGIQVMVGLTNGELASVAGSPAAADAWVSQNVSQYVGRGGVDIRYIAVGNEPFLTSYQGQFQSYIIPAMTNIQQSLVKANLASYVKLVVPCNADAYEGSVPSQGAFRTELTQIMTQIASYLSSNGAPFVVNIYPFLSLYQNSDFPQDYAFFEGSTHPLVDGANVYYNAFDGNFDTLISALSKIGYGQLPIAIGEVGWPTQGAPSANLTAARAFNQGLINRIMSNKGTPLRPGVPPADVYLFGLLDEEEKSVLPGNFERHWGIFSFDGQAKYPLNLGLGNPVLKNAKEVPYLPSRWCVANPARSLEEASNHLKLACDTADCTTLYYGGSCYGIGQKENVSFAFNSYYQRQKQDPKSCDFDGHGMITYLDPSVGECRFLVAIDDSKSSAVASCGRGCCGVFCGVSILTLWVLMYLRMMGSA, from the exons ATGGCCGCCCGCGCGGCGCTCCTGGCCATCCTCTTAACGCTGTCATGCGCCGCCGCGGCCGAGGCGGCCGTGGGGGTGAACTGGGGCACGCTGTCGTcgcaccgcgcgccgccgcaggTGGTGGTGGACCTCCTGCGGGAGAACCGGATCGGCAAGGTCAAGCTCTTCGACGCCGACCCCGGCGTGCTCCGCGCGCTCGCGCGCAGCGGCATCCAGGTCATGGTCGGACTCACCAACGGGGAGCTCGCCAGCGTCGCGgggtcgccggccgccgccgacgcgtgggTCTCGCAGAACGTGTCGCAGTACGTCGGCCGCGGTGGCGTGGACATCCG ATATATTGCTGTGGGAAACGAACCATTTCTGACAAGCTACCAGGGTCAATTCCAGTCATACATTATTCCAGCGATGACCAACATTCAGCAATCACTGGTGAAGGCTAATCTTGCTAGCTACGTGAAGCTAGTAGTCCCATGCAACGCTGACGCCTATGAGGGTTCCGTTCCATCCCAAGGAGCATTCAGGACTGAACTGACTCAGATAATGACCCAGATTGCCAGTTATCTCAGTTCCAACGGAGCTCCGTTCGTCGTCAATATCTACCCTTTCCTCAGTCTTTACCAGAACTCTGACTTTCCACAAGATTATGCCTTCTTTGAAGGATCAACTCATCCACTGGTAGATGGCGCAAACGTGTACTACAATGCTTTCGATGGCAACTTCGACACACTAATTTCTGCTTTGAGTAAAATCGGCTATGGGCAACTACCCATTGCAATTGGTGAGGTGGGTTGGCCAACTCAGGGAGCACCAAGCGCAAACTTGACTGCAGCAAGGGCATTCAACCAAGGACTCATCAACCGTATTATGAGCAACAAAGGAACTCCACTCCGTCCTGGTGTACCTCCGGCCGATGTCTATCTTTTCGGCCTTCTTGACGAGGAGGAAAAGAGTGTACTACCTGGAAACTTTGAGCGGCACTGGGGGATCTTCTCATTTGATGGACAGGCCAAGTACCCATTGAATCTCGGGCTAGGCAATCCAGTGCTGAAGAATGCTAAAGAGGTTCCGTATCTCCCATCCCGATGGTGCGTCGCAAACCCCGCTCGGAGCCTCGAAGAGGCATCGAATCACTTAAAGCTGGCCTGCGACACCGCGGACTGCACCACTCTCTACTACGGAGGGTCGTGCTATGGCATTGGGCAGAAGGAAAACGTTTCCTTTGCTTTCAACAGCTATTACCAGAGGCAGAAACAGGATCCAAAGAGCTGCGACTTCGATGGGCATGGGATGATCACCTACCTTGATCCATCCGTTGGTGAATGCCGCTTTCTTGTCGCCATCGATGATAGTAAGAGCTCTGCAGTTGCATCTTGTGGACGAGGTTGCTGTGGGGTCTTCTGTGGGGTGTCGATTTTaactttgtgggtgttgatgtacCTTAGAATGATGGGCTCAGCCTGA